DNA sequence from the Candidatus Cloacimonadota bacterium genome:
TCTGTCCACCAAAGCCGTCGCCGATAAATTCTGCTGCATTTTCGTCGGTGACCCAGTTGCCATCAACAACAAATTTATAGGCATATTTGCCTTTGGGAAGCTGAACAGTGGCAGTATACACACCGCTATCTTCCTTCAATTTTATATCACTATCGGACCAGTTATTGAATTCACCGGCAAGATATACATCATGCTTTCCACCGGTTAGAGGTTGATATTCAAAAGTGACTGGAAAAACTCCGCTTTTCGGTTTAACTTCTTCTTGGATTGTGGTTGCCATTTGTTTATCTCCAACGGTTATTACTGAATTTTGTCCGCCGTATCCATCGTCGGCGGTATTTGGATTATTCGGATCAGCTTTCCATTCCGAACCGTTAACAACGAATTTATACTGATAGGAGCCGGGCTCGAGATCCATGGTAATTGTCCACAAATCGCCCTTTTTTATCATCGAGTTTGCACCCGGATCCCAGGAATTAAAATCACCAGCGATCGTAACTGATTCAGCATCGGGTGCTTCAAACGTAAAGGCTGTGCTGCCTTCCTGGGGTGTTGTTTGAGCAGTCGGTTGTGTTTGTCCTTCGAACTCACCGAATCCCAGTGTTGCGCATCCTGCGATGAGCAAAGGAATGATGAGGATTAGAAATGCATAACGTTTCATGTATGTTCCTCCTGAATAATTTAATATTGTCTGCTGAAGACGGTTGTAAAGCTGAATTGATCATCCTGTTGAGGGATTGTATCATCGCATACGTATGGCGCTCCACCGCCACCAATAAGTGCAACTAAAGCCATTTTAGTACCTATAGGCACTTCACCACTGCTATAAATCTCAGTAAAGGGAATAGCCATCTCTATAACTGAAGCGTTCACTGCAATATTTGCATCTAGAATATGTTGATCTACTGCTGATGGATATTCCAAACTTACTACAGCAATATCACTTACTAATGCCCACCCTGAATATGCAAGGTCAGCGCCAAAGTTATCAGGTGCAGTTACATTTTTATTTAAATGATCACCATATCCGCCCCCGGTAATTTCCGAAAAGTCATTAATACCGGTTCCTTTCCCATAATCCTTATCAATGTAAATGTTCACGGTATTATCGGCACTAGAAAATGTTCCATCAACTGCAATATACAGACTATCATCACTTCGTGCCAGATAGAGATGTACAAAATTATTACCTGCCCAACCTGATTCATGTGTATTTTCATACACAGGTTCCCAAGTAGGATCTATTATTCCGTCAATCGTAATGATTTTTACTTCTATCCTTTTTATAACATCTAATTCAACTGTATCAATCGTAGTTGTTGAATATGCGCTAAGTTGAATATCTGTAACGGTAAAATCATCATAATCAGGTGCAGAGACATTGAGTTGATAGGTGCCTTCTGAGAGATTCTTGATCTCAAAAGCTCCTGTTGCATCTGTCGTGGTTTCACCTTGCAGTGTGGAAACACCGGATTTGTATGCCTGCACAGTTGCAGTTAACGTATCTGGTGAACCATCTTCAAACTGTATGATTCCCTTAAGAATTGCATTGTAGCTGTATGGTGCAAGGAAAGGAGTTTTATCACAACTCATTAAAAACACTGCTGTAATTAAAATTGCTAAAATAAATATTTTTTTCATTGAAACCTCTTCTTAGTCGACAATAAGGACAGAATTATATCCGCCATAGCCATCATCCGTGACTTCAAAGGCATTGGGATCTTTCACCCATGTATTTCTGTCGATAACAAATTTATATTCATATCTTCCTGGAGCGAGCTTTTTGATGACCGTCCAGATGCCGTCATCAGCAATTCTGTCTCCGTGCGTTCCATCATCATACATCAAGTCGATCTGCTCGTTGAAGCTTCCTGATGCTGTGGCAGTTCCGCTCCACATATTATCCGGAAAACTTCCAGATAATGTTACAGTCCGTGCAGAAGGAGCATCGAACTGGAAGATATATCCGCCCGGCACTTTATGAGGTGAGGGGAGACGTTTTTTGATAAAATTTAAGGAGCAGCCAGTGATGAGAACGAGGATCATCAAAACTATCATAGTTAATTTTATTATCTTCATAATGATCCTTAAAATGTTATCACAGCTTCGAGTCCGATTCGCTGCTCTTGAGTGAGAGATTTCTCAGCCATGCGAATACGTTCACCCATAGCAGTATAGCTGTTCTCAAGATACGTTTCGAAATTACCAATATCATTAAGGTATTCAAATCTACCAATTGGCATGAATTCATCAGAGATATCGCTCAGCGCAAAGGGATTCACACCCCAATAGAGTGAGAGCTTCACATTTGTGCTGAGATGATAGGTTAAGCTGGTAAAGTTTGCCCAGAACACATCTTCCCATGTACTGTAATCAGTCTTAAGCCCAAGGAATGGATCATTATAAATGGGAATCCTGCAATCGGTATAGAGTGACCATTTCGGTGAGATGTTCCAATTCCAGAAGATCGTATTCTCTATGAGTTTGGGTTCATACTTGAAATCCTGCTGCGCGATCTTTCCGTCATAGCCAACAGCAAAATCTAGTCCGAAGAAATCGAAGGCATACTTTGCGGCAATATCCCAGAAAAGTGCAGTTTCATAACCGACAAGTGTATATTGCGCATAAGGAACCTCAGAGCAGGTCTGGAACCAGCGCCCATTTGCATCGGTGCGTTCCATATACACATAGTAGTCACGCCAGCTTAGGGCGCTGTCAGGAAATACTGTTTTCCATGTGCTAAGTGAAATGTGTGCGAAGATGTCGTCGGTATAGAATTTCGTGCCGACGGTAAAAATATTCTTTGTGATGTCCTTCTGTAAAGAGACCTTGTTTTTCTGATAGGAGGCATACGCACTGAGTGCAGCTGGGAAATCGATTTTTACGCCTGCATAGATACGATCACCGTTTGCGAATTCAGTTTTTACTGAATCCATATTCATGTTATCTGTATCTTTGAATTGATAGTACTCGCCCATAAGTGAGATATTCAACGGTGCTGTCCAACCAGGTTGATCGAATGCGTAACCAAGTTGAAGATCGACTTCCGAACTCACATGCTCCTGAGAGGATGTCGATGTTACCGGTACCTGGGCATGATATTCACCATATCCAATTTTTATAGATGCAGTTTCCGGAATGACATGAAAATCTCCGCTTGCTCTACCTGCTTTCACATCCATATCATTATCGCCGACATTATCTCCAAACACTGCTTCGAAGTTGAAATTGAATGGAATATTAGCAAGAGGTAGTATGATCGTCGGCACTTTTGATTTGGCATACACTCCCATGACTTCATATCCGAAATCATAGTTCCTGTATCCAATAGCACCAACAATATGAAGGGGATCGTCAAAAGTGAGGAATCCATATTTATCAAAAGCCCGAACAAAGAAATAAGGTGCATCAAGTTTGAGATAGCTACGCTTGAAGTTGAGATGCGTCTTCCACATATCAACACCTTCAGCGATGTTGTTAATGTTCATGACAGTGTAGCCCTCAACCTGAGAATTGAACTTGATCTTCATACCAAGATTCATATCATAAAGCGGTTTATCGAGCATCAGCTTGCCATTGTACTCTTCCTTTTCGAAGATATTTTTGCTGTACACGCGTCCATCGAAAAGAACTTTGGGGTTAAGAAAGGTTCGGACACCGGTTTGCTTTTGCTCGACAACTTTTTCGGTCACCAGACCACCAGATGAACTTACTTCGACGAGTGAATTCACACCACCGTAACCGTCATCCTGTTGTTTGGGATTATCGGGATCGGCATACCAGTTACCATCAACCACGAATTTGTACATGTATGCACCGCTATCAAGCGGAATGACAATATACCAGACGCCGTCTTCATCCATTTCCATAATGTGTGCACCGGTGTTCCAGTCATTGAATTCACCTGCCACACTGACCTCTCCGGCATTGGGCGCTTCATAGTAAAATTTAACACCCTTTTTTGTTATTCCAACTCCTGCATACGCAGAAGCGGTTATACAAAGAATTATAACGAAAAGTATTACTTTTCTCACACGTACTCCTTATATCATATCTATCATTTTTATTAAAACCATGCTTTATACACAACTTGCAATTGCTTTTGCATCGAACCACCGGACACAAAGCTGTCATCATTGACCAGACCGTAACCGCCGTACCAGCTTGGACCATACTGAAGATACAGCTCAGAATTGCCGCCAATCCTATATTGGATCTCAGCAAAAAAACTCATACGAGATCCAACCCTGTCGTTAACGACCATTCCTCGTGCAAAAGCACGCCATCGTTCCGAGAGATTAACCGCACATTCTATACCTGCGATTTGCTTTTCCCACGTTTCACCAATATCTTTTATCTTGAATTGAGTGAGAAGTTTTGCCAATTTATTCTCAACAGAAAGTTCTGCAAAAAAATCATTATGTTTATATTTTTCTCCGTGCCAAACTTCATCCTTTTTATTGTAATAAACCTTGCCCTTGAAGCCGTTCACAAACTCGATATATGCTTCAGCATAGATGTTCGAAACCGGATCGAGACTATATCCGATCGAGTATTCCTGGCCTTCAAGCTTCTTATGTTGTGAGTAGTTCAAGGTAAACGTAATTGCTCTTTGCGGAACAAAATAGTATGTATTCACCCAGACACCGTATTCATCAGACTTGTTTTCACCCATATAGTTTCGATAGCATTTTCCGTACGTCCATACGCCGGGATTGATGAACCAGTAACCATAACTCGGATGACCAACACGGAAACCGCGGAATTCCATTTTAGCAGCGACGTTGGTTTTGAAGAATTCTCCAAGACCTTTAAAATAATCACCATCATCAAAATAATCTTTACTTCGTTGCCTGTAATACTTCAGCGTATCTTTTATTTCCTGTTCGGAAGGCACTCTGGAAAATGCGAATTCCATATTGAGCTGATAATTACCAAGTTCTGCATGCTCATCAAAAGCCCAGACTTCGTTATAGGAATCCTTTTCGCCGATACCATAGTTTTTTCTCTGGTAGAACATACCGGCTCGAAGATTGTTTTTAAATACTTGCTGCCGATATCGTACAAGATGGATATCATCGCTGTCACCCTGCGAGAAATCTGAGAACACGTAGGTTGCGCTTCCGCCGAAGGTTGCCCACAGATCAAAACGAACACCCTGACCATTGCCGTCATTATTAACCGAACCGGTATTGAGCACATTCAGCAAAGAACCGTCTGTCCAATAATGATTATTCTCACGGCTGAACAGAACTGCATTGAAGCCACGACCATTAAGTTCCTGCCTGTAAGAAATATGCCCTTCTGCAAAGATCGCTTCAGAATGATCCATCATCTGACCATTTTCATTCCATTTATCAGCATAGAATTTTACATATGCTTCTGAATTGGCAATAGGATTTGCATAGAGCCGAAGTTCCACTTTGAAGTCAGGATCCCAGAGATTCCAATGAAAGCTGTCCGTCTCATACTTTGTGCCGAACACACTTTCCAGATAACCTTCCAGGCGAACCTGTGCATTGAGTGAAATACTGATCGCAAGCAGAAAAAGTAGTACAAAAATTATTCTTTTTTTCACAATAGATTTACCTGTTTATTATACTTTTAAAATTGAAGCCCGAAGGAAACGCGGTATGTGCTTCCCAATTCTTCATGGGAATAGACCGCACCATCGAGATTCCAATGTTTTGCTTTTAAACCGAAACCGACCGTCAAATATTCTCTGTTCAGACCGATACGAGGTGCAAAGACATCAAAGAACCAGATCTCCCAACCGAAATGCACACTACTCTCGTCTTTATCCCATTGATAATCCAGGAGAAAGTTCACCACATCACGCCATCGATAATGAGTGCCAAGCGTAAAGTTACGATTGAGTTTTTCATTCTCAGAAAGCAGTTTGATGCTTGGTTCAAAGATATTTCGTGCCACGAATCCAATGGAGAAATTCTTCAGTGGAGTTGTGATCAAACCTGCATCTATATCGAATTTAGATGCATCCTTTGCATCGTCATACCCGGGTACTCGTAGGCTGTAATTATCCAGACTTAATCCAAATCTGATCGGGATGTTCTTATACCAGATGATACTTGCTGCTGATACTGCGATCACCTGCTCTGCATACTCATTCAATAGATTGATCTGTGACCAGCCGGCACCAAGATGCACAAATTTCAGAGGTATCGAAA
Encoded proteins:
- a CDS encoding glycogen-binding domain-containing protein — translated: MKIIKLTMIVLMILVLITGCSLNFIKKRLPSPHKVPGGYIFQFDAPSARTVTLSGSFPDNMWSGTATASGSFNEQIDLMYDDGTHGDRIADDGIWTVIKKLAPGRYEYKFVIDRNTWVKDPNAFEVTDDGYGGYNSVLIVD
- the traF gene encoding conjugal transfer protein TraF, yielding MKKVLNKKLLIFSLVILVPGLLSANFIGMNWGARPMALGETYVGLANDPSAVFWNPAGLSYVNTYSILASHQNLYEIGDLYNQMVAVSIPLKFVHLGAGWSQINLLNEYAEQVIAVSAASIIWYKNIPIRFGLSLDNYSLRVPGYDDAKDASKFDIDAGLITTPLKNFSIGFVARNIFEPSIKLLSENEKLNRNFTLGTHYRWRDVVNFLLDYQWDKDESSVHFGWEIWFFDVFAPRIGLNREYLTVGFGLKAKHWNLDGAVYSHEELGSTYRVSFGLQF
- a CDS encoding glycogen-binding domain-containing protein; protein product: MRKVILFVIILCITASAYAGVGITKKGVKFYYEAPNAGEVSVAGEFNDWNTGAHIMEMDEDGVWYIVIPLDSGAYMYKFVVDGNWYADPDNPKQQDDGYGGVNSLVEVSSSGGLVTEKVVEQKQTGVRTFLNPKVLFDGRVYSKNIFEKEEYNGKLMLDKPLYDMNLGMKIKFNSQVEGYTVMNINNIAEGVDMWKTHLNFKRSYLKLDAPYFFVRAFDKYGFLTFDDPLHIVGAIGYRNYDFGYEVMGVYAKSKVPTIILPLANIPFNFNFEAVFGDNVGDNDMDVKAGRASGDFHVIPETASIKIGYGEYHAQVPVTSTSSQEHVSSEVDLQLGYAFDQPGWTAPLNISLMGEYYQFKDTDNMNMDSVKTEFANGDRIYAGVKIDFPAALSAYASYQKNKVSLQKDITKNIFTVGTKFYTDDIFAHISLSTWKTVFPDSALSWRDYYVYMERTDANGRWFQTCSEVPYAQYTLVGYETALFWDIAAKYAFDFFGLDFAVGYDGKIAQQDFKYEPKLIENTIFWNWNISPKWSLYTDCRIPIYNDPFLGLKTDYSTWEDVFWANFTSLTYHLSTNVKLSLYWGVNPFALSDISDEFMPIGRFEYLNDIGNFETYLENSYTAMGERIRMAEKSLTQEQRIGLEAVITF
- a CDS encoding carboxypeptidase regulatory-like domain-containing protein, yielding MKKIFILAILITAVFLMSCDKTPFLAPYSYNAILKGIIQFEDGSPDTLTATVQAYKSGVSTLQGETTTDATGAFEIKNLSEGTYQLNVSAPDYDDFTVTDIQLSAYSTTTIDTVELDVIKRIEVKIITIDGIIDPTWEPVYENTHESGWAGNNFVHLYLARSDDSLYIAVDGTFSSADNTVNIYIDKDYGKGTGINDFSEITGGGYGDHLNKNVTAPDNFGADLAYSGWALVSDIAVVSLEYPSAVDQHILDANIAVNASVIEMAIPFTEIYSSGEVPIGTKMALVALIGGGGAPYVCDDTIPQQDDQFSFTTVFSRQY